The following coding sequences lie in one Capsicum annuum cultivar UCD-10X-F1 chromosome 5, UCD10Xv1.1, whole genome shotgun sequence genomic window:
- the LOC124898434 gene encoding uncharacterized protein LOC124898434 encodes MDIDQPPRPVVSPDSVNTKPPSPVARFPVNYLSNQTFAQKLLQNDMFPNLVDASAIDAELLDETIPEKPEENFIPITAADKTRLYSSWQSSLIVKLLGRKLGYPVLKRKLQDMWKFSEELIMIDLGCDFYFIKFTQMQNMLHVLHDGPWFIFNNILSVQKWEPKFVASQARITHTAIWIRLLEFPTEFYDMDVLLTVGAKIGLLLKVDTCTSTTSRGRYARPCVQVPLEQPLLHHLFIENHKQIICYEAAALLCT; translated from the coding sequence ATGGATATCGATCAACCACCACGACCAGTAGTATCCCCCGACTCTGTAAATACTAAACCTCCTTCCCCTGTAGCTCGTTTCCCTGTAAATTACCTCTCAAATCAAACCTTTGCACAGAAGCTTCTTCAAAACGATATGTTCCCGAACCTGGTCGATGCGTCGGCGATTGACGCCGAGCTTCTTGATGAGACCATTCCTGAAAAGCCAGAAGAGAATTTCATCCCAATAACAGCGGCAGACAAAACACGATTGTATTCCTCTTGGCAGTCATCCTTGATTGTAAAGCTATTAGGTCGAAAATTGGGCTACCCGGTTCTAAAGAGGAAGCTACAGGACATGTGGAAGTTCTCCGAAGAACTAATTATGATCGATTTGGGTTGTGATTTCTACTTTATTAAGTTTACCCAAATGCAAAATATGCTACATGTTCTACATGATGGCCCATGGTttatattcaataatattctttCTGTTCAAAAGTGGGAACCCAAATTCGTGGCATCACAAGCTCGAATTACCCACACAGCCATTTGGATTCGTTTGTTGGAGTTTCCTACGGAGTTTTATGACATGGATGTTCTTCTAACAGTTGGTGCCAAAATTGGACTACTCTTGAAGGTGGACACTTGCACGTCAACAACTTCCAGAGGTAGATACGCTCGTCCGTGTGTTCAAGTACCTTTGGAACAACCGTTACTTCACCACCTATTTATTGAAAATCATAAGCAAATCATTTGCTACGAAGCTGCTGCTTTGTTGTGTACATAA